In the genome of Lactuca sativa cultivar Salinas chromosome 3, Lsat_Salinas_v11, whole genome shotgun sequence, the window CCAGATCTCAAGGAATACAATTCCCAAGCTGTACATATCTGCCTGAACAACATAAACAAACACAAgtgagaaaaacaaaaaaaaaaaaaaaaagacttttgGTCTTCAAAGCAACGGAATGGACAATTAAATTGTCTTTATGGAATTGGTGTTCATCGTATTAATCATAAATCAATAAGATAATGAAAAGAACTCACTTTCTCATTGATTTTTGGCCATCTTTGCTCGATTTCTGGAGCTGTATAAAAATAAGTACCAATCTGACCAGTCCCATCAACCGACACTCCAGTTGTTTCTGCAGGGTCTACATCTTGTTCCAACTGCTCCAGCTTTAAAAACTTAGCTGATGGATCACAACATAAAACTATGCAGCTTAACTTTCACTTCCTTTTtaacaaaatttaaaagtttaagtGAGTGTTTGAAACTTTGAATAATATGTACATAAGTTATTACTTACCAAGGCCAAAATCCCCGATTTTAATATCATTACGAGCATCAAAGAAAATGTTATTTGGAGTCAAGTCACGGTGGATAATTCCTTGGCTATGAATGTGGGCCAGGCCTTCTACAATTTGTCTAAACAAATGCCATGCCAGTTTCTTGTCAAAATGACTATATGATTCAAACATCTGTCGAAGAGTCCTTTACatacacaaaaacaaaaaaaaaaaaacaaacaaatcaaTGACTTAATAAGGAAAAAAACTGGAAGTGCAATGATGTAATGAAAGGAAATGGAAGTAGATCACTTTGAAGCAAAAATAGAAAGTGAGTGGTAACCTTGGACAGTATTCCATTTGAATATAGAGGTATGTTCCAACTTTGTTATCTTGTGTTACTCCTACAACATCAGTTGAGCTCTGATCTatgaaactgaaactggaactagCTGCTGCAGTCCTTGAACCCAAAGTAGCATCATTATTATACAAACCACCAACTCCTGTTTCAAACCATGCCTGAAATCAAATATATCGAGTTAAGTTACATGTTCATGGTTTACAATAATGTTTTTCTGCTTAAAAATGGTAGGTAATATACATAGAAGCAATTCAATTTTGATAAGCAACTAAAGAGGATGGAGCATAGAAGGTTATCTACCTGGTAGTAACGTACAACGTGTTGATGCTGCAATCGGGAAAGAGTGGCTACTTCTCTAAGTACCTCAAAGTGGAGGAAATACAAGAATATCATACAGCATTTGGTAAGAATTTATAGGAAAGAAATTAGTAAACAAGTTTACTACTTTCTGTTGATTTTTTGGTCATGAATGTTATAGCTTTTGTTCGGCTACTAACAAGAAATATCACAAGTatttgtctaaattcaaacaaaggTATGCAACTGTTCGAGGGCTACAAAAGAAATTCGAAAAATTTTGATACTGAAAGATTTGATTATGAAAGGTTAAATGCAAGAATAGTGATGTACTTtcatttgtttgtttattatagcTTCCTGATTCATTTCTTCTTATTACAGCATTGTATTTTTGAACATCAACCCAAAAACAGCAATGTCATCCAACTATAAAGCAATTTCCACTGCTGTAATTGAGtatatttttcaaagtaaaataccttagtaagaaaaaaaattgaaaatagaaTGTTGTAAAAGAAAGAAATTAGAGTAGAATgtcaaaaggaacaaataaatgaaaatatgttgctatttcttgcatttagcccaaAATGAAAAGACACTTTGAATATTATCAATCAAATGTAACACGTTTCCAACTCAACAACTATGTCGAGTTACTAAAATTAAACATCATGTACTTTCCCAGAGGGATTTAAGTACCATAAAACTGTTTCTTGAAATAGTAATGACTAATGAGATGGATCTACCTCAAAATTCTGTCATCTAAAGGTTGACTTTTGTCTTTTAGTCGAATCTTCTTAACAGCATACTGTCTTCCATCCAGCTTATTCTTGCATAACACCACATGCCCAAAACCACCATGGcctaacatatcacaacaaaaGGAATCAGAATGGAATAATAATTCTAGATGGAAGTAAGAAAATTCATAAAACAAAATAGACCCTAATACTTGTATACAGTTGAGATCAAATGATGACTCACCAAGTGGTTGAAGCTCCTCAAAATCATTCAGATACCGAGAGCTTAACGTAGGTGAGGTATGCTGCTGCCCTCTGGAATCAGAAACAGTTCTCCAAAAATGAGATATCTTTGAGGTTACCTGTTTTCATGGCATAATATGCATTCGTTTTCATTACATGACAATAGAAATTAGTGAAAAAAACGCTACAAAAGAATGAAAAGCGCTAACCATACGATGTCCAAAAGCCTGATTGAAGCTTCTGTCAAAATGTGATGATGATTCTGTTGCTAAATCTGCCACCCGTTCTGAAACAATCTGAAGATACCAATTAACCTCTATGAATTAGACATCATGAAACCAGAAGAAACAACCTTTTATTGAGAATGGGTTAAATGAGTCAAAAGTCAACCAAAGTGCATTCAACAACATTCTAAATCACTTAATTCAAGAATGGGTAGCTTTTGTAATTAAATACAATACATTAACTATTTTAATAAATAGCTTTTGGCTAGCAACTTGACTGACCCCTGTTAACTTGTACCATACAAatacccattttacccttttgcgTGTATTAAGAACAGAATATAAGCAACATACCCCTAGGTTAACCAGCTCTGATGTTACATCAGTTAAGGCATCAGCAAGTGGACCTTTTGGAGCACAAGCAAGTCGCAACAAATGAGCCTGAAAGTTTTTCAAGAGTCTGTTAGCTCTTGGATGCATTTTAAAATAGTAAAATTGATAAGAGAAAGGGTGAATTTAATGCCAGAATCAAATCTCTCTCCACAGTATGTGAAATCTGATGATGATCCGTTGATGCAGATGACACTGATTCTGAATGATCACTTTTGATCTCACCATAATCAGTTTCTTCTTCTGTATTCTCTTCCAGAGGATAATCCTGTGTAACCATGCATTAGTAATGTGATCATAATAGAGGAAAATACAAAAAAGAGTTTGTGCTTCCACCATTTTTATAAATTTAGCCACATAACTATTTTGATAAAATGCTGAAAATATGTtgtattttcatgtatttctccTTTCAGACTACCATCTTACCTCACCAATGCTAACATTATCCACTAATTCCTCAGATGATGATGTAAAAGAATTGGTACTCTTACTTTCTTCTTCCAAATCATCAAGTCTTGATGTAGGACTAATCACTTTGTCCATATCACCATCCTCAACCACCCCAGTCTTCATGTtttggttgactttgactttctccAGTGAAGTATTGTGTGGATCCTCTAAGGCATGATGCAACTCCAAGGAAGTGTTTTTATTGTTGCTCTCTTCAATTGAAAGTCCCCAAGGCCATGACTCCCCTGAGCCCATGAAAAGATCTATGAAACCATACACAAAAGGCCCCTTTGAAGGCCTATCTGTAGTCACACATGGAACCTTTTTGAAACAACAGTGAAATAATAATCAATATCATGGAAATTTAAGTTAAAAACAATTGTAGTATATATGTTAGAATTCTTACGTGTGGTTGCTCCATTGGGACAACTTCAGACAAGAATTCTTGTGCAGCTTCGACTAAGTTATAAACCATCACACGTCCTTCTCGAGCATTTAAATTAGCCTGCATAGGAAATCATTTGACTTCTTAAACTAATAATAAGATAATTTGAGAGACAGAGAGAAGTGACTTGGCTTTTCGTACATACAAGGAACATAAATGTCAAAAAACTTATCAAACTGAAAGGATAAATGAAAAAGGCATCATATTACAATTCCAAGTATGGCCAAATAGCTTTACATAAGTGTTTCATCATCATTCGAATGTCAGTGGTGACACTAAAAAAGGAATTTGAAATGTGGAAACAATTATTTACTCATAATAGCAATAGACTTACAATTCTTTACCAATTATGGCAATATGCAACAAAATAAAAGTACAGTATTGTtgatagtatgttgctattataggCAAAAGATAAACTACATTGCTATTATCGGTAAGGAAATGTAAGTGAGTTGCTATTTTCGGTAAGAAAGAAAGTCCATTCAATGGCTAACTTACTCTATAAAATGATGGTTGCAGGCATGTAGTGAGTCAGGGATGTAGTAAACGGCTGTGTGACCTACTCTTGTGTAAGGACCTGACAATAGTGTCTGTTTGTTTAGAGGGTCTGGGCAATATCTTCAAAGCTGGCGAAGCCGACCGGGTTAAAGAGAAAGATGATTTGAATCCTTATTCACGAATGGCATTTAATGCAGGAGTCGATGAGAAATTTTTttccttaaaaaaaataatttctcaTCTACTCTTGCATTAAATGTCATTCGTGAATAAGGATCCAGATCGACCTCCTTTTCAACCCAGTCGACTTTGCCGGCTTTGAAGATACTGCCAAGCCCCTCTAAACAAATAGCCACTATTGTCAGGTCCTTACACAAGAGCGGATCACAAGGCTGTTTAATATATCCCTGACTCACTAAATGCTTGCAACCATCATTTTATAGAGTAAGTTATCCAATAAATGTACTTTCTTTCTTACGAAAATAGCAACTTACTTACTTACATTTCCTTACCGATAATAGCAATGTAGTTTATCTTTTGCCTATAACAGCAACATACTATGGACAATAttgtacttttattttgttacatATTGCCATAATTGGTAAAGAATTGGCAATGTGTATGTGATCAAAGCATTGAAGAATGAAGGCCATGTCTTTTTCCCATTAAGTGTTGTCTCGATACATGGTGTTTCAAAAAATGACAACACACTTGAGGaaatagaagaaaacatagatgagGACAAATTTGTAAAATGTCAGGATTTAAAGGGGAATCATTCTTCTCATGACTTTTTCTACTTTAGTTCTTTTGGCAAGAAGTCAAATGGTAGCTTAGCAGATTAAGTCATATCCCCGTTAAGTCAAGAAAAACAGCCACTAAGATTATGAAGGACGCCTTAACATAAAGACGTGTGAGTGAATAAGTGATTGAACCATTAAATAGGGCCATAGATTGCTGAAGGAATGGAAAGAACTTTTACATTTACAATATATAAACTAGTCAACCCTTACTTGGTCATGAAGCAAGGACAAAAGATTATCTGCATCAGATTTTGATAAACCTTTTTCTGGAATTATCAGCAGCTTTGGACACTTGTAAGGATATCCAGGTAAGAATCTGACAACCATGACCAATCATGAAGGTCAAAAATGGAATGTAACACAGGAGACAAACATCACAAGATAACAATAGAAAGAAGATAAGCTCATTAACCTTATTGAAAGAAGAGCTGATACATCTAAATCCTCATAACCTGAATCCTGCGAATATGGCCTGTAAATTCATTGGGTGAAAACTTAATTATAAGGAAGACGAAAATGGCCATGGAGTGGATTATCTAATTGTTATAAATTGCAAACCTTAGCTTGATCTTGATTCGGGGTGGGGACTCTGAGACAACATCACAATCTTCTTGAAATATAGCAAgcctaaaaattaaaataaactgttTAGAAAACAATAATACTAAGGCCTTGTTTCTCTTTTTCCCATTAAGTGTTGTCTGGATAAAtgatgtttgaaaaaaaaaaaaaaaaaaaaaagggaaaattATGGCACACTTGTGGAAATCGAAGGAAAAACAAATGAAGTAAAATTTGTAAAATGTTAGGATTTAATGGGGAAATTCTTTCCCTGACTTTCTCTATTAAGTCATAATTTATGCATTAATCAGAAAGAAACAATCATATATAGCTTACAAGATTAGGTTTTGTCCCCATTAAGTCAAAAAAAAACAGCACCTAATGACCTAATACACCCTCCATTACATAAGAGCAAAATGAGCTTATCAGCTTatgttttgtttcaaaataagtggCAAAGTTATGACAAACCCCTTTTAACAATACTACATGAGAaatgaaattaaatatatttgTTTGGTTATGATGAGTATTTCGAACCCTCAAAACTTAGtccaaaatgaacaaaaaaaacTTTTACAGGCAGACAGTTGTGGGCATAGTATACAAAAGTGATTTAAGTTGTTATGGCTACATAACCATGCTTCTCATTCCTACTTGTTTTGTTAAAAGCAAGTAAATTCACTAATGTTTAAAGATACTTTCACTAATGTTTAAAGATACTTCCTACAAACGTTaaaaaatcaaaactgaaaagaAATCTACATGGATAGTAGTTATATGGAGAGCTATAATTACAACTTGagaaaaccaaaaatgaaaaatctCCTGAAGTTTTTGCCACTGTGCTGTTAGTTCATGAAGTAGGTGAATAGAACCATAGCCAATAAAGATTACTTATACTGAAATAAaatgaaccccccccccccccaacaacaacaacccaaCCATGTTTCTGTTGTCCATTACTCCATTATCAGTTTTGTGGGGGGATGTTCCCTTCGCTTACATAGGTAAATAGACTCAAAACCCCAGTCTTCCCTTCTTCTAACAACACGTAAATAGACACCATCATATGAAATTCTCGATTGAGCAAATGAATGCCTGCTTTTGCGCACAATTTAACCTATCACGGAAGAAGATTCACTTCCCAATTCGGCAATTTAAGTACATTATAGTTCCGATTCAAGATGATATCAACAAACTCGTTGTTCATAACAAAAGGTTATCATCTATGCTATACCATTTTAATCTCTCTCAGAATTGATTTTTGAGGATTAGAGGAACTAGCCCTGCTTAATAATTATGTGTTTGCATTGATAtgtaaaagaataataataaggAAACTACTGACAGTGCGGTAAGCTCCTCCGATAGAAGTTCGCCGCCAACGCCGTCGATAGAAGTGTGATCATTGGTGGGCGCCCTGCGCCTCCCTGTGCCACCACGCTTCTTCTTTTTGGAGCTATGGCCCATATTTCTTTCTATTTGACTTCCGATTGAATCTCTGTAAGCGATGATTCATGCCAATCCAACCAAACCAGAAACAACCCAAACTAATAAGCAGATTTTGGAGTGATTCGCTTATGAATTCCTCGGGAGAGTGATGTATAGGTTTGTGGTTTTGTTCGTGAAGGAAGGGTTTAGAAAGAGAAATCTCGAAGTGCAATTGTATGACTTGAATTTTACTTGTAGATGTGAGTATCCCATGGATTTGCTTCAAAAGTTTGAAATAAGTCGTCAAAACTGATTttaattcttcttctttttcaggTTAAAGAATAAATAAAACATGGCAAATAAGAACAAATATAATATAATACTTTATAAAAATAGATGACTATTTTATTTATCAGTGATAGTTAAATTTCAAACATTAAGAAACTTGTTCCAATATATAGTAAAAAATTTAATAGTTAACCCAAATAACTataagacaaaattacaaaaatggtctctatagtttgtcaaaagtcaCAAAATCAGTCTCTGCTAATTTTTTTTGAtgtaaatggtccttgtggtttgtaaaACTTGCAAAGATGACCCTTTTTATTAACACCGTTAATATTCAGCCGTTAAGGACTGAATCTgaaagggcattttcgtcttttcaagtaTAAAAAGACTAAATTCGTTACATTTGGAAAacaccatttttgaagtttgctTGAAAAATTAAATTTAGTTGCTAAGGAAGGGGGACAAGGGTCTAACTCAGGACCTTCTCTAACATTCCCAAAGCCTTAACCACTAGAGTTAATTGCTCACTTGGTTATTTACTCCTAAAACCAATTTATATTATAACGAAAGCGttaatacataaataaaaaataaattaaaaaaaatttacataattttttttaaataaaacaaaaatgtattttagccgtattataaaaaaaatagtttttacaaacaatttgtatgtatttttatgtatttattttacgtaaaatatattttttatatctttaagaaatacgttttcgtataaaaaatatgttttcgtaaaatatattttttcatgtctttgaaataaaaataattaacgctactcatgacataaaaaaaatgtttaaattcTTTTAAGTAGCTAATTCAAAAACCGTTTTTTCGGTTATATGTATTAGAAACAATATAACAACGCTTTTGTTATGTATCTAAACAAGTTATACGGTTTTTTTATGTCAAGAGTAGTAATAATTATCGTTATTTCAAAAAGATATATCACTATTTGTTTTCATCTTCATTTTAACCATACGATTTAGAACTTGCGATTAAGATGAAATACGTATTTTAAATAAGATATATAATCGAATaggttttttatgttttttttaaataaatataaccGAAGAACGGTTTTCAGAAAACCGATTGGACCAATTCGGTTATATATCTTATTTAAAATACGTATTTCATcttttttaaatacatataatcgcaAATCGGTTGTCTGAAAACCGTTTTTGGgttatatgtatttaaaaaaatataaaaaaaaaataaaaaaaaaaaagaaaagaaaaaactaTTCGGTTATATATCTTATTTAAAATACGCATTTCATCTTAATCGCAAGTTCTAAATCGTATGGTTAAAATGAAGATGAAAAGAAATAGTTACATATCTTTATGAAATAACGATAATCAATACTACTCttgacataaaaaaaaaataaaaaataaaaaataaaaaaaaaaaccgtGTACGAAAACATATGTTTTATACGAAAACgtattttttaaatacataaaaaaaatattttttacgtaaaataaatacataaaaatacatacaaattgtttgtaagaaactattttttttataatacgcctaaaatacaattttattttatttgaaaaaaactatgtaaaaaaatgttttatttatttattttatttatgtattaACGTTTTCGTTATAATATATACCGGTTTTAGGAGTATATAACCATGTGAGTATTTAGCTCTAGTGGTTAATGCTTTGGAATGCAAAGGGGAGGTCAAGAGTTCAATTCTTTCCAACTTCTTTCAGccatttaatttatttttccaaacaaacttcaaaaatggtccctgtggttttctaAATGTCACGAATTCAGCCCCTTTATATTTGAAAAGACGAAAATGTCTTTTCAGATTCAGTCCCTAACGACTAAACACTAACGGTGTTAGTAAAAAGGAGCCATCTTTGCAAGTTTTACAAACCACAAGGATCATTTACATCAAAAAAAATTAGCAGAGACTAACTTTATGACTTttgacaaaccacagggaccatttttgtaattttgtctgaCTATAATTTCCGAATGGAGCCTCTCAAAATGGATCATCTTCCTGTGAAATTGGTCGAAATTGATCATCTATTTAAATtctagaaaaaaatatatatactatTTTTCATATTCCATTTTTACAAGTCACAAAAAACATTCTAAAAATGTTTTTTCTATGGTTTATTCATATACTAGTTTTgaaagtcatgtattatataaggtaatttaaaaataaataaatataaaagtctaaatatttgaaaactttgaatttataagaaaataagaaaaataacgaattgttataatgaaaatgttttttatcttttaaatttaaataaataaagaaaataaactaataagctttaattttgggaattttaaaattaaaaggtaagtttattaatgaaattaatatctatttattacaatacattaaaatattatatggaatttaataaaataaaaaactcataaaatgacatgtggaaaaaaaattaattcaaaataaccacaaaataacatttgTCAAATTGAATTAGAATGTGACAAGtggtaaaaaaaatcatttattatagtagattttcACATAGATTTATGtttatataaaaacatcaaaaaaaatgatttttttatattttcataggCCTTCCTACGTAaatgttttatttctttataaaataatataagttttcaataaaatatgacattttaatcatgaattttggtgTTCTTTTCAAAATACAATTTTAAACTATAACATTTTCTCAAGTGAAATCTAAGATTTTCGTTGGGATTCTCATTTTCCTACCAAAGTGTAATTTCCAAGTAAAATATGATAATTTCtcaataaaatataatatttttgcaGTGATTTTGTTGTTCAAATTTGAATTTTCTCATTAAATAAGATATACTTGCATTGGTTTTGGGATTTTTGCCAAAATGCAATTTATCGATAAAATATGATAATTTTTAGgtgaattttatattttcgtattaaaatatgatattttcctAAGGATTTTGGTGTTCATTACAAAATGCAAGTTCTTAGCAAAAAATATTACAAATCTTCACTAGTAACATGACACATTCTTAGTAAAATAAAAGATTTACGTAGTAAAATATAACACATTTGTAGAGATTTTGTAGTTCCTCCAAAAATACATTTTCTCAATAAAATAACATGTGACATTTTTCTAGCATAATATAACAATTTCTCagtaaaatataacatttttattgtaacaccccgagttcagaagtgcaagttcagggttcttggTGTAATTAAGGaagattgactcggcgagtctatagataga includes:
- the LOC111907811 gene encoding eIF-2-alpha kinase GCN2 isoform X2; the encoded protein is MGHSSKKKKRGGTGRRRAPTNDHTSIDGVGGELLSEELTALLAIFQEDCDVVSESPPRIKIKLRPYSQDSGYEDLDVSALLSIRFLPGYPYKCPKLLIIPEKGLSKSDADNLLSLLHDQANLNAREGRVMVYNLVEAAQEFLSEVVPMEQPHVPCVTTDRPSKGPFVYGFIDLFMGSGESWPWGLSIEESNNKNTSLELHHALEDPHNTSLEKVKVNQNMKTGVVEDGDMDKVISPTSRLDDLEEESKSTNSFTSSSEELVDNVSIGEDYPLEENTEEETDYGEIKSDHSESVSSASTDHHQISHTVERDLILAHLLRLACAPKGPLADALTDVTSELVNLGIVSERVADLATESSSHFDRSFNQAFGHRMVTSKISHFWRTVSDSRGQQHTSPTLSSRYLNDFEELQPLGHGGFGHVVLCKNKLDGRQYAVKKIRLKDKSQPLDDRILREVATLSRLQHQHVVRYYQAWFETGVGGLYNNDATLGSRTAAASSSFSFIDQSSTDVVGVTQDNKVGTYLYIQMEYCPRTLRQMFESYSHFDKKLAWHLFRQIVEGLAHIHSQGIIHRDLTPNNIFFDARNDIKIGDFGLAKFLKLEQLEQDVDPAETTGVSVDGTGQIGTYFYTAPEIEQRWPKINEKADMYSLGIVFLEIWHPFSTGMERHIVLSDLKKKGELPLDWITEFPEQASLLRRMMSSIPSDRPSATELLQHAFPPRMESELLDNFLRTMHNSEDTSIYDKVVDAIFSEETLSTKNHAEIPKLGGNDTSSIQHTDLDTEIRDLVWEVSAAVFKLHCAKRLEIIPMRLLGDSLQFNRNTVKLLTSGGDMVELCHELRLPFINWVVLNQKSSFKRFEICYVYRRSIGHSPPNRYLQGDFDVIGGASSLTEAEVIKAAMDIITRFFDPESCDIHLNHGDLLEAIWSWIGIKSEHRQKVAELLSLLGSLRPQSSERKTKWVVIRRQLRQELNISEGVVNKLQTVGLRFCGIADQALPRLRGALPAVQIHLHARHLMNFLSFLTIYGFGELIKMFSSILLCHLPRLITKIHFSRFI
- the LOC111907811 gene encoding eIF-2-alpha kinase GCN2 isoform X1; the protein is MGHSSKKKKRGGTGRRRAPTNDHTSIDGVGGELLSEELTALLAIFQEDCDVVSESPPRIKIKLRPYSQDSGYEDLDVSALLSIRFLPGYPYKCPKLLIIPEKGLSKSDADNLLSLLHDQANLNAREGRVMVYNLVEAAQEFLSEVVPMEQPHVPCVTTDRPSKGPFVYGFIDLFMGSGESWPWGLSIEESNNKNTSLELHHALEDPHNTSLEKVKVNQNMKTGVVEDGDMDKVISPTSRLDDLEEESKSTNSFTSSSEELVDNVSIGEDYPLEENTEEETDYGEIKSDHSESVSSASTDHHQISHTVERDLILAHLLRLACAPKGPLADALTDVTSELVNLGIVSERVADLATESSSHFDRSFNQAFGHRMVTSKISHFWRTVSDSRGQQHTSPTLSSRYLNDFEELQPLGHGGFGHVVLCKNKLDGRQYAVKKIRLKDKSQPLDDRILREVATLSRLQHQHVVRYYQAWFETGVGGLYNNDATLGSRTAAASSSFSFIDQSSTDVVGVTQDNKVGTYLYIQMEYCPRTLRQMFESYSHFDKKLAWHLFRQIVEGLAHIHSQGIIHRDLTPNNIFFDARNDIKIGDFGLAKFLKLEQLEQDVDPAETTGVSVDGTGQIGTYFYTAPEIEQRWPKINEKADMYSLGIVFLEIWHPFSTGMERHIVLSDLKKKGELPLDWITEFPEQASLLRRMMSSIPSDRPSATELLQHAFPPRMESELLDNFLRTMHNSEDTSIYDKVVDAIFSEETLSTKNHAEIPKLGGNDTSSIQHTDLDTEIRDLVWEVSAAVFKLHCAKRLEIIPMRLLGDSLQFNRNTVKLLTSGGDMVELCHELRLPFINWVVLNQKSSFKRFEICYVYRRSIGHSPPNRYLQGDFDVIGGASSLTEAEVIKAAMDIITRFFDPESCDIHLNHGDLLEAIWSWIGIKSEHRQKVAELLSLLGSLRPQSSERKTKWVVIRRQLRQELNISEGVVNKLQTVGLRFCGIADQALPRLRGALPADTLTRKALDELSQLFNYLRIWRINKNVFIDPLMPPTQAYHKDSFFQIYLRKDSSLGSLTEGTLLAVGGRYDYLLHNMWQSEYKSNPPGAVGTSLALETIIQHSSVDIYRPFRNDSSRSVLVCSRGGGGLLEKRMELVAELWEDDIKAEFVPILDPSLTEQYEYANEHDIKCLIIISDTGVSQKGSVKIRHLELKREKEVSRESLTKFLSEAMASQFRNPSIWN